One window of the Rhipicephalus sanguineus isolate Rsan-2018 chromosome 2, BIME_Rsan_1.4, whole genome shotgun sequence genome contains the following:
- the LOC119382543 gene encoding lysosomal alpha-glucosidase, giving the protein MQNLGPFWSIEIIASSLIADKTINEKTPTDVCTLGSIAERFDCHPEQNATEEACNGRGCCWRNATPGSERPDIPFCFYPKDYIGYRVEGIASHDEGIYIKLTRQTPSGIDDDVQSVDVNVVYYDRDTVRIMIVDTTRERFVPPLPEISPKTFEGRRNYVVNASKCGAISVHRLDDHSTALFNTNLSRLVFTDYFLQLSTLMPTDVVYGLGEQWTALRRSVDWKRYYLFTRDGSPRPNINLYGAHPFYVALENGGSSHGVYLHNSNFIEVLLQPAPAATFRSLGGVLDFFVFTGPTPGHVVQQYKSVVGFPAMPPYWALGFHLCRYGYRTLNRTREVMENNIQAGIPLDVQWNDIDYMKNWNDFTYDKHTYAGLPDFVAKVHEGGRHYVMIFDPGVSGSEMPGTYPPFDEGLEMDVFVKNVTGGIVYAKVWNNVSTVFPDFTHPNSSRYWTRQFRRFHDAVPFDGAWIDMNEPSNFYNGHKDGCPRDQKVERPPYVPGHDPLCSRTLCMSDLHYASSHYNLHSVYSQLEARATYRALVEIRQKRPFIISRATSPGQGVWSGHWSGDILSSWEDMRLSIPNFLSFGMYGIPLAGADICGFAGNTTVELCARWQVLGAFYPFSRNHNNLNGKDQDPYSMGPEVVLATKNALIARYALLPYLYTLFYRSHVYGDTVARALFFEFPEDPRTHDIDEQFMWGSALLISPALHQGQTKVEAFVPRGTWYDIYDGRRFEQPTGGYHYFPAPIDKANILVHGGHIVPMQEPAATTTMSRTNPIWLFVAPHNRKAQGTLYWDDGESLDAVQEQKYSMFNFTLAEDVLTVRHVKRGSDVTLILGGAIVTGVEARPDRVAIVGGRPLTFSYSHTQQMLRIFDVAQPMDEDFSIAWSTEI; this is encoded by the exons ATGCAAAATTTGG GTCCATTTTGGTCAATCGAAATTATCGCTTCGTCTTTAATCGCTGACAAAACCATTAACGAAAAAACCCCGACAGATGTGTGTACCCTGGGAAGCATTGCCGAGCGTTTTGACTGTCACCCGGAGCAAAACGCCACCGAAGAAGCGTGCAACGGCAGGGGTTGCTGCTGGAGGAATGCCACGCCAGGGTCCGAGAGACCCGACATCCCGTTCTGTTTCTATCCCAAGGACTACATCGGCTACCGGGTGGAAGGTATCGCCTCGCACGACGAGGGCATTTACATTAAGTTGACCCGGCAGACACCATCTGGCATCGATGACGACGTGCAGTCGGTTGACGTCAACGTCGTCTACTACGACAGGGACACCGTCAGAATAATG aTCGTTGATACAACGAGGGAGCGCTTCGTTCCCCCTTTGCCAGAAATATCTCCGAAAACATTCGAGGGGAGGAGGAACTACGTCGTCAATGCGTCAAAATGCGGTGCTATCAGCGTTCACCGCTTGGACGATCACAGCACAGCCTT GTTCAATACAAACCTTTCGCGGCTTGTGTTCACGGACTACTTCCTACAGTTGTCGACGCTGATGCCCACTGATGTTGTCTACGGTCTTGGAGAGCAGTGGACAGCTCTGCGACGCAGTGTCGACTGGAAACGCTACTACTTATTCACCCGGGACGGCTCGCCCAGG CCGAACATCAACCTTTATGGAGCGCATCCATTCTATGTTGCTCTGGAAAATGGTGGATCAAGCCATGGCGTATACCTTCACAACAGCAATTTCATCG AGGTCCTGCTGCAGCCCGCACCGGCAGCCACGTTCCGCAGCCTGGGTGGCGTACTTGACTTCTTCGTGTTCACGGGCCCCACGCCCGGACACGTGGTGCAGCAGTACAAGAGCGTGGTGGGCTTCCCCGCTATGCCTCCGTACTGGGCCCTCGGCTTTCACCTCTGTCGCTACGGCTACCGCACGCTGAACAGGACCCGGGAAGTGATGGAGAATAACATCCAAGCCGGCATACCTCTG GACGTTCAGTGGAACGATATCGACTACATGAAAAATTGGAATGATTTCACCTACGACAAGCATACCTACGCTGGTCTTCCAGACTTCGTCGCAAAAGTCCACGAGGGAGGGCGTCACTACGTCATGATTTTC GACCCGGGCGTGAGCGGAAGCGAAATGCCCGGCACCTATCCACCGTTTGACGAGGGACTTGAGATGGACGTTTTCGTTAAAAACGTGACAGGTGGAATTGTGTACGCCAAG GTGTGGAACAATGTGAGCACCGTGTTCCCTGACTTCACGCATCCCAACTCTTCTCGTTACTGGACGCGACAGTTTCGAAGATTCCACGACGCTGTGCCTTTCGACGGAGCCTGGATT GACATGAACGAGCCGTCGAACTTCTACAATGGCCACAAGGACGGATGCCCGCGCGACCAGAAAGTAGAGCGGCCACCTTACGTCCCGGGACACGATCCCCTGTGCAGTCGCACGTTGTGCATGAGTGACCTGCACTACGCCTCTTCACACTACAACTTGCACAGCGTCTACTCACAGCTCGAAGCAAGGGCCACTTACCG GGCCTTGGTCGAGATCCGCCAGAAGCGTCCCTTCATTATTTCGCGTGCCACCTCGCCAGGCCAAGGTGTCTGGAGCGGTCATTGGTCGGGAGACATCTTGTCCAGCTGGGAAGATATGAGGCTCAGCATTCCTA ATTTCCTCAGTTTCGGTATGTACGGCATACCTCTGGCAGGTGCGGACATATGCGGTTTTGCGGGCAACACCACCGTGGAACTATGCGCCCGCTGGCAAGTTCTGGGAGCCTTCTATCCATTCTCGAGAAATCACAACAATTTAAATGGCAAG GACCAAGATCCGTACAGTATGGGACCTGAGGTGGTTCTAGCCACCAAGAATGCCCTGATTGCCCGCTACGCATTGCTGCCCTATCTGTACACACTTTTTTACCGGAGCCACGTCTACGGAGACACTGTAGCCAGGGCACTTTTCTTTGA GTTTCCAGAAGACCCCCGTACACACGACATCGACGAACAGTTCATGTGGGGATCGGCGTTGCTCATATCGCCGGCTCTCCACCAG GGGCAAACAAAGGTGGAGGCCTTCGTTCCGCGGGGAACATGGTACGATATATACGACGGTCGACGCTTCGAGCAACCCACGGGCGGCTACCACTATTTCCCGGCGCCCATTGACAAGGCGAACATCCTAGTGCACGGGGGCCACATCGTGCCGATGCAGGAGCCGGCTGCTACCACCACAATGAG CCGCACGAATCCGATATGGCTCTTTGTGGCACCACATAACCGGAAGGCCCAAGGCACCCTGTACTGGGACGACGGAGAATCTCTTG ATGCTGTACAGGAGCAGAAGTACAGCATGTTCAACTTTACCTTGGCAGAG gatgtaTTGACCGTAAGGCACGTGAAGAgaggcagtgacgtcacgctgatatTGGGCGGGGCCATCGTGACCGGCGTAGAGGCGCGACCTGATAGGGTCGCCATTGTTGGCGGGCGTCCTCTCACATTTTCTTACTCACATACTCAGCAG ATGCTGAGAATTTTCGACGTCGCCCAACCTATGGACGAAGACTTCAGCATTGCATGGTCCACGGAAATTTAA